A genomic segment from Desulfovibrio sp. encodes:
- the rplQ gene encoding 50S ribosomal protein L17: MRHSNSGRKLSRTPAHRKALLNNLAKALLIHGKIRTTEIKAKELRRVVEPLITLAKRNDLHARRQAYRVLNDHALVKRLFDEIGPVFAGVPGGYTRILKLAMPRKGDNAPMAIIELSRALDAAPATEAAAEEAPAKPKRTRKPKAEETTEA; the protein is encoded by the coding sequence ATGAGGCATAGCAATTCCGGCAGGAAACTCTCGCGTACGCCTGCGCACCGTAAGGCCCTGTTGAATAATCTCGCTAAGGCCCTGCTGATCCACGGCAAAATCCGCACCACGGAAATCAAGGCCAAGGAGCTGCGCCGGGTGGTGGAACCCCTGATCACCCTTGCCAAGCGCAACGACCTGCACGCCCGGCGTCAGGCTTACCGTGTGTTGAACGATCACGCTCTGGTTAAGCGCCTTTTTGACGAGATCGGACCTGTTTTCGCTGGCGTTCCCGGCGGCTACACCCGTATCCTTAAGCTGGCCATGCCCCGCAAGGGCGACAACGCCCCCATGGCCATTATTGAGCTTTCTCGCGCTCTTGATGCAGCTCCCGCCACGGAAGCTGCCGCTGAAGAAGCGCCTGCCAAGCCCAAGCGCACCCGCAAGCCCAAGGCTGAAGAAACCACCGAAGCGTAA
- a CDS encoding DNA-directed RNA polymerase subunit alpha — MLIKQGERLINARNWSELVKPDQIMREEETASITHGKFICEPLERGYGTTIGNAMRRVLLSSLQGAAFVSVKIIGVQHEFTTVHGVLEDITDVILNIKQVRLRMDTDEPQRITLRVDQKGPVTAGNIQGNQHVEVLNPDQHIATLTEDVVLEMEFEARMGKGYVPADMHEGLTDEIGIIKLDSSFSPVRKVAYTVEQARVGQMTNYDRLLLEVWTDGSLTPEDAIAYSAKIIKDQISVFINFDERVSGDMRHGSGESGEINEHLYKSIDDLELSVRATNCLRGANIALVGELVQRSEAEMLKTKNFGRKSLDEIKGVLVDMGLDFGMKVDSFDKKYQEWKRKQQNEA; from the coding sequence ATGCTTATAAAACAGGGCGAACGCCTTATAAATGCACGCAACTGGTCAGAGCTTGTAAAGCCCGATCAGATCATGCGCGAAGAAGAAACCGCCAGCATCACTCACGGCAAGTTTATCTGTGAGCCGCTGGAACGGGGCTACGGCACCACCATTGGTAACGCCATGCGCCGGGTTCTTTTGTCGTCCCTTCAGGGTGCGGCCTTCGTATCGGTGAAGATCATCGGCGTGCAGCATGAATTCACCACGGTTCATGGCGTTCTTGAAGACATCACCGATGTCATCCTGAACATCAAGCAGGTTCGCCTGCGCATGGACACCGATGAACCGCAACGCATCACCTTGCGTGTTGACCAGAAGGGCCCGGTGACAGCCGGTAACATTCAGGGCAACCAGCATGTGGAAGTTCTCAACCCTGACCAGCACATCGCAACCCTCACCGAGGACGTTGTGCTTGAAATGGAATTTGAGGCCCGCATGGGCAAGGGCTATGTGCCTGCGGATATGCATGAGGGGTTGACCGACGAAATCGGCATCATCAAGCTGGATTCCAGCTTCTCCCCCGTGCGCAAGGTAGCCTACACCGTGGAGCAGGCGCGCGTTGGCCAGATGACCAACTATGACCGCCTGCTGCTGGAAGTGTGGACCGACGGCTCCCTCACACCCGAGGACGCCATTGCCTACAGTGCCAAGATTATCAAGGACCAGATTTCTGTTTTCATCAACTTTGATGAACGCGTTTCTGGCGATATGCGGCACGGCAGTGGTGAGAGCGGCGAAATTAACGAGCATCTGTACAAGAGCATTGACGATCTTGAATTGTCGGTGCGCGCTACCAACTGCCTGAGGGGCGCCAACATCGCTCTTGTGGGCGAACTGGTGCAGCGTTCTGAGGCAGAAATGCTCAAGACCAAGAATTTCGGTCGCAAGTCGTTGGACGAAATCAAGGGTGTTCTTGTGGACATGGGCCTTGACTTCGGCATGAAGGTCGATTCCTTCGACAAGAAATATCAGGAATGGAAAAGGAAGCAGCAAAATGAGGCATAG
- the rpsD gene encoding 30S ribosomal protein S4, whose protein sequence is MAKYTEAKCRMCRREGCKLFLKGDRCFTDKCAYDRRPYAPGQHGRARKKVSEYAVQLREKQKTRRAYGILERQFHGYFEKAEMQKGVTGTNLLVILERRLDNVVYRLGFANSRNQARQLVRHGIFTLNGHKVNIPSLQVRVGDCIEVPEKNRKIPVLAEAQEVIARRGCPAWLEADGAAFKGSVKALPQRDDIQFPVNEQLIVELYSK, encoded by the coding sequence ATGGCCAAATATACTGAAGCCAAGTGCCGCATGTGCCGTCGCGAAGGCTGCAAGCTTTTTCTGAAGGGCGACCGCTGCTTCACTGACAAGTGCGCATATGACCGTCGTCCCTATGCTCCCGGCCAGCATGGCCGCGCGCGCAAGAAGGTCAGCGAATACGCAGTTCAGCTGCGTGAGAAGCAGAAGACCCGTCGCGCTTACGGCATTCTCGAACGCCAGTTCCATGGCTACTTCGAGAAGGCCGAAATGCAGAAGGGTGTTACCGGTACCAACCTGCTCGTTATTCTTGAACGCCGCCTCGACAACGTGGTGTACCGCCTCGGCTTTGCCAATTCGCGCAACCAGGCTCGCCAGCTCGTTCGTCATGGCATTTTCACCCTCAACGGACACAAGGTGAACATTCCTTCCTTGCAGGTTCGTGTGGGTGACTGCATTGAAGTGCCTGAAAAGAACCGCAAGATTCCTGTGCTTGCTGAAGCCCAGGAAGTTATTGCCCGTCGTGGCTGCCCTGCCTGGCTTGAGGCTGATGGCGCCGCTTTCAAAGGCTCTGTCAAGGCGCTGCCGCAGCGTGACGATATCCAGTTCCCCGTCAACGAGCAGCTGATTGTCGAACTTTACTCGAAATAA
- the rpsK gene encoding 30S ribosomal protein S11, whose translation MARPKKVVKKKEKKNVPVGIAHIQASFNNTIITFTDTRGNAVSWASSGQSGFKGSRKSTPFAAQVAAETAARKAQDNGMRTVGIYVKGPGSGREAAMRAISAIGFKVAFIRDVTPIPHNGCRPPKRRRV comes from the coding sequence ATGGCCAGACCCAAGAAAGTGGTCAAGAAAAAGGAAAAAAAGAACGTGCCGGTGGGCATTGCCCACATCCAGGCATCGTTCAATAATACCATCATCACCTTTACGGATACGCGCGGCAATGCTGTCTCCTGGGCCTCCTCAGGCCAGAGCGGCTTTAAGGGTTCGCGTAAGTCCACCCCCTTTGCTGCGCAGGTTGCCGCTGAAACGGCTGCCCGCAAGGCTCAGGACAACGGCATGCGTACCGTGGGCATCTACGTTAAGGGCCCCGGTTCCGGTCGTGAAGCCGCCATGCGCGCTATTTCGGCAATCGGCTTCAAGGTGGCGTTCATCCGCGACGTTACGCCCATTCCGCACAATGGCTGCCGGCCGCCCAAGCGCCGCCGCGTCTAG
- the rpsM gene encoding 30S ribosomal protein S13 has translation MARIAGVDLPRGKRVDIALTYIYGIGRTTAMKILDTTGVNWERSIDDLSADEVNEIRKELEQNYKVEGDLRREVSSNIKRLMDIGCFRGLRHRRGLPVHGQRTHTNARTRKGPRRGAVGKKK, from the coding sequence GTGGCGAGAATAGCAGGTGTTGATTTGCCTCGCGGCAAACGGGTGGACATTGCGCTCACCTACATTTATGGCATTGGCCGTACCACGGCCATGAAAATTCTGGACACCACCGGCGTTAACTGGGAGCGTAGCATCGACGACCTCTCCGCTGACGAAGTGAACGAGATCCGTAAGGAACTCGAGCAGAACTACAAGGTGGAAGGCGACCTGCGTCGCGAAGTTTCCAGCAACATTAAGCGCCTTATGGACATTGGTTGTTTCCGTGGCCTGCGCCATCGTCGCGGTTTGCCCGTGCACGGTCAGCGTACCCACACCAATGCCCGCACCCGTAAGGGACCCCGCCGCGGCGCCGTAGGCAAGAAGAAGTAG
- the rpmJ gene encoding 50S ribosomal protein L36: MKVRPSVKKICPKCKVIRRKGVLRVICENPRHKQRQG; encoded by the coding sequence ATGAAAGTAAGACCTTCCGTCAAGAAAATATGCCCCAAGTGTAAGGTTATCCGGCGCAAGGGAGTGCTTCGAGTTATCTGCGAAAACCCCCGGCACAAGCAGCGCCAGGGCTAG
- the map gene encoding type I methionyl aminopeptidase — protein MKKYHGAFIKNEREVASLREANRMVANILDAVGDMVAPGLPTMRLEELARDMCADYKVKPAFLGYCGYPFALCCSVNEQVVHGFPSARLLKEGDIVSVDMGVVYEGFVGDAARTFPVGKVSDEARKLMKVTEESLYVGIEQARAGNDVYDIGAAVQDYVEAAGFNVVRRFVGHGVGAKMHEKPEVPNFRPGMRGLTLQNGMVIAIEPMVTVGTYEVDILDDQWTAVTRDGLWAAHFEHSVAITPNGPQILSISDRGLNRHTIEG, from the coding sequence ATGAAAAAATATCACGGCGCATTCATCAAGAATGAAAGGGAAGTGGCCAGCCTGCGGGAAGCAAACCGCATGGTTGCCAACATACTGGATGCCGTGGGCGACATGGTGGCACCTGGCTTGCCTACCATGCGTCTTGAAGAGCTGGCGCGCGACATGTGCGCCGACTACAAGGTAAAACCGGCGTTTCTAGGTTACTGCGGTTACCCCTTCGCCCTGTGCTGCTCGGTAAACGAGCAGGTGGTTCACGGTTTCCCTTCTGCGCGGCTGCTTAAAGAAGGCGACATCGTCAGCGTTGACATGGGCGTTGTGTATGAAGGTTTTGTGGGCGACGCCGCTCGCACCTTTCCTGTCGGCAAGGTGAGCGACGAGGCCCGCAAGCTCATGAAGGTGACCGAAGAAAGCCTGTACGTCGGAATAGAGCAGGCCAGAGCCGGCAATGATGTTTATGACATCGGTGCGGCTGTGCAAGATTATGTTGAGGCAGCCGGTTTCAACGTGGTTCGCCGTTTTGTGGGCCATGGCGTGGGTGCGAAAATGCACGAAAAGCCCGAAGTGCCCAACTTCAGGCCTGGAATGCGCGGTTTGACCTTGCAAAACGGCATGGTCATAGCCATCGAACCCATGGTTACCGTGGGCACGTATGAAGTGGACATTCTGGACGACCAGTGGACCGCCGTTACTCGCGACGGTTTGTGGGCCGCCCACTTTGAACACAGCGTTGCCATCACCCCAAACGGACCCCAGATTCTCAGCATTTCGGATCGTGGTTTGAACCGGCATACAATTGAAGGTTGA
- the secY gene encoding preprotein translocase subunit SecY, whose protein sequence is MAVGSANNMAGQASLSKRIGWTLLILCCYRIGVHVPIPGVDASALASFFQSMSGTLFSLFDMFSGGGLSNVSVFALGVMPYISASIIIQLLQVVSPDIKRMAKEEGQAGRRKITQYTRYLTVLITLVQGLGIAVGLENMTSPGGAPVVLAPGWHFRLVTMATFTAGSVLVMWLGEQITERGIGNGISLIIFCGIVVGIPRGIIQSVALIQAGDMSIFMAVVIVVLMAAVTVAIVFVERSQRRIPISYAKRQVGRKMYGGQNSHLPLRLNTAGVIPPIFASSLLLFPATIGQFSTNHYVKQAADFFSPHGVAYNVLYVALMFFFCYFYTAIIFDPKDMAENLKKNGGFIPGIRPGEKTQEYVDTVLSRLTLSGATYISVVCLLPMLLISNFNVPFYFGGTSLLILVGVAMDFMNQVESHMISSQYQGLMAKARKSGRL, encoded by the coding sequence ATGGCAGTAGGATCGGCAAACAATATGGCGGGCCAGGCTTCGTTGTCCAAACGCATTGGCTGGACCCTCCTGATTTTGTGCTGCTACCGCATTGGCGTTCACGTACCCATTCCGGGTGTTGACGCTTCTGCGCTGGCGTCGTTTTTTCAAAGCATGTCCGGCACGCTTTTCAGCCTGTTTGACATGTTTTCCGGCGGCGGCCTGTCCAACGTCTCGGTGTTCGCTCTGGGCGTCATGCCTTACATTTCGGCAAGCATTATCATCCAGCTTTTGCAGGTGGTCAGCCCCGACATCAAGCGCATGGCCAAGGAAGAAGGGCAGGCGGGTCGACGCAAGATCACGCAGTACACCCGTTACCTCACCGTGCTCATTACCCTCGTTCAGGGTCTTGGCATAGCGGTGGGGCTTGAAAATATGACCAGCCCTGGCGGCGCTCCGGTTGTTCTTGCACCCGGCTGGCATTTCCGCCTTGTTACCATGGCCACCTTTACGGCAGGCTCTGTGCTGGTTATGTGGCTTGGCGAGCAGATCACGGAGCGCGGTATCGGCAACGGTATTTCGCTGATTATCTTCTGCGGTATTGTGGTGGGTATTCCCCGCGGCATCATCCAGTCTGTTGCTCTTATTCAGGCTGGCGACATGAGCATTTTCATGGCGGTTGTCATCGTGGTTCTCATGGCTGCGGTTACGGTTGCCATTGTGTTCGTTGAACGTTCGCAGCGCAGAATTCCCATCAGCTATGCCAAACGTCAGGTTGGGCGCAAGATGTACGGCGGTCAGAATTCGCACCTGCCTTTGCGTCTGAACACCGCTGGCGTTATTCCGCCTATTTTTGCATCTTCTCTGCTGCTGTTTCCTGCGACCATTGGTCAGTTTTCGACCAATCACTACGTGAAGCAGGCAGCTGATTTCTTCTCGCCGCACGGCGTTGCCTACAACGTGCTGTATGTGGCCTTGATGTTCTTCTTCTGTTATTTTTATACCGCCATCATTTTTGATCCCAAGGATATGGCCGAAAATCTGAAGAAGAACGGTGGGTTTATCCCGGGCATTCGCCCTGGCGAAAAGACCCAGGAATATGTTGATACGGTGCTTTCGCGGCTGACCCTTTCGGGGGCCACCTATATTTCAGTGGTGTGCCTGCTGCCCATGCTGCTCATCAGCAATTTCAACGTGCCTTTCTACTTTGGTGGCACGAGCTTGCTGATCCTTGTGGGTGTGGCCATGGACTTCATGAATCAGGTGGAGTCGCACATGATCTCCAGCCAGTATCAGGGCCTTATGGCCAAGGCGCGTAAGAGCGGCAGGCTCTAG